The bacterium nucleotide sequence GCGTGCTTGGAGAGGTCGTCGTAGACGCAGAGGACGTGCTCGCCGCGGTCGCGGAAGAACTCGCCCATCGCGCAGCCGGCGTACGGCGCGAGGTACTGCATCGGGGCCGGGTCGGAGGCGGAGGCGCTGACGACGATCGTGTGCTCCAGCGCGCCGTACTCCTCGAGGGTCCGCACCACCTGGGCGACCGTGGACTGCTTCTGGCCGATCGCCACGTAGATGCAGATCACCCCCTTGCCTTTCTGGTTGATGATCGTGTCGAGGGCGATGGCCGTCTTGCCGGTCTGGCGGTCGCCGATGATCAGCTCGCGCTGGCCGCGGCCGATCGGGATCAGGGCGTCGATCGCCTTGAGGCCGGTCTGCAGCGGCTCCTTCACCGACTGGCGGAAGACGACGCCCGGGGCGATCCGCTCGTGCGGCGCGCTCCCTTCGGCCTCGACCGGGCCGCGGCCGTCCACCGGGCGGCCGAGCGCGTCCACGACGCGCCCGAGCATCGACCGGCCGACGGGGGTCTCGATGATGCGGCGCGTGCGCCGCACGACGTCCCCTTCGCGGATCTTCTGCACGTCGCCGAGGAGCACGGCGCCGATCGAGTCTTCCTCGAGGTTGAGCGCCAGCCCGAAGACGTCGTGGGGGAGCGCGAGCAGCTCGAGCGAGGCGGCCTTCTCCAGGCCGTGGATGCGGGCGATGCCGTCGCCGACGGAGGTGACGGTGCCGACCTCGGCGACGTCCACCTTCCGCTCGTATCCCTCGATCTGCTGCTTGAGCAGCGCGGTGATCTCGCTGACGTTGAAGTCCATGCGGCTACGCTCCCTCGTCGGTTCGCGCGCGGCCGGCGCGCGGCCGCGTTCGTCTCACCCTGCGATCGCCCCCGCCGTCCCGCCGGCGAGCCGCGTCCGCAGCTCGGCGAGGCGCGCCTTCAGGCTGCCGTCGTAAAGGCGGCCCGCGGCCTCGACGACGACGCCGCCGAGGAGCGCGGGATCGATCTCGGTCCGCGTCCGCACCGCGGCGCCGACCAGTCTCGCCAGCGCCTCGTCGAGCCGCGCCCGCACGTCGGCGGGGAGCGGCGCGGCGGTGCGCACCGTCGCCTCGACCACGCCGGCCCGCGCGTCGGCCGCGCGGCCGACGGCGTCGGCGATCAAGCCGAAGATCTTCCAGTGTTCCGGCGCGAGGACGGCCAGGAGCGCCCGGGCCTCGCGCGCGGCGCCGAGCCGCTCGGCGAGGGCCAGCATCACCTTCCGCTTCGCGTCCGCCGAAACGACCGGGCTGGCCAGCGCGCCGGCCAGCTCTCCGGAGGAGGCGACCACTTCCGCCAGATGGGCGACGTCGGTTCTGGCGCGGGAGAGGTCTTCGGCCTTCGGGACGGCCCCGGCGAGAGCCTGCGCGTACCGCTCGGCGATCAGACGCGCGTTCTTCACGAACGACTCCTCGCGGATTTCCCGCCCGGCGGGGACACCCCGCCCGTTCGGGCAGAAACCCACCGGCAAGAGGCGGATGCTAGCAACCGCGCCAAGGGGCGTCAACCGGACGAGGTCGAAGGGCGGGCGCGACGGCCCTCCCGCGCCGGCCGGCGGGGGCGCGGAGCGGCGCGGCGCAAGTCGGGAGCGGCGGCGCGCCGCGGGCCCCGAAACGCGGAACGGCCGCGCGGCTGATCGCGCCGCGCGGCCGTCCGAACGAAGCCGAAGCGTTCCGGAACGGAACGCGAAAAGGTCACTTCCGCCGCTGGCCGGTCTCGAAGTCGAAGACCTTGTTGGCGGCGAAGTCGTCGCTGCTCCACGGCGCCGGATCGCCGCCGAGGTACTGGTGGAACCACTCGAGGTGGGCGGTGTAGTAGAGCGCCATCTCGTACCAGTTCGGCCAGTGGCCGGCGTTGGGGAAGACGACGAGCTTGGCCGGGACGTTCATCGACCGGAGGTAGGTGAAGGCCATCAGCCCCTGGGTGTAGGCGATCCGGTAGTCCAACTCGCCGGTGATCACCAGCTCGGGGGTCTTGAAGTTCTTCACGTTGCGGGAGGGGTTGAACTTCTCGTACTGGTCGGAGGTCCAGGGGGTCCCCTTGAGGTCCCACGTCGGGAACCAGAGCTCCTCGGTCGCGCCGAACTTCGACGGCAGGTCGAAGACCCCCATCATCGAGGCCAGCGCCTTGTAGCGGGTCGTCGTCCCCTGCAGCCAGTTGACGGCGTAGCCGCCCCAGGACCAGCCCATCGCGCCGATCCGGTCCTTGTCGGCCCACGGCTGCTTCTCGATCCAGTCGGTGACCTTGGCGACGTCCTCCATCGGCGCGCCGGCCCAGTCGCCGGAGATGGAAGCGGTGTAGGCCTGGCCGAAGCCGGTCGAGCCGTGCGGGTTCGGGAAGACGACGACGTACCCGGCGCCGGGGTAGACCTGCCAGTCGCCGCGGAACGAGTCGGCCCACTGGCTCTGCGGGCCGCCGTGGATGTTGAGGATCACCGGGTACTTCTTGTTCGGGTCGAAGTTGTGCGGCTTGACGACGAAGGTGTGGACCTTCGCCCCGCCGGCGCCGGCGATGAACGCCTCCTCGGCCGGGCGGATGTCCACCTCGTCCTCGAGCGCCTTGTTGTGGGTCGTCAGGCGGAGCGGCGCCGCCTTGCCGGCGAGGTCGAGCCGCCAGAGCTCGGGCGGTTCGGCGATCGCGCGGTGCAGGACGAACGCCGCGCGCCCGTCCTTGGGCAGGACGAAGTCGTCGATCGTGGCGAAGGTCGCGAGCTTCTCCGGCGCGCCGCCGGCGAGCAGGACGCGGTAAAGCGGCGAGCGGCCGCCTTCCTCGGCCTTGAAGACGAGGCCGGTCGAGTCGGCGAGCCACGCGGCCGAGTCGACCCAGTTGTCGAAGTTGGGGGTCAGGACGCGCGAGGTCTTGGCCGCGCGGTCGTAGAGGACGAGGCGGAAGAGGTCCGACTCGTACCCCGGCTGGAGCTGGCGGCGGTAGGCGATCCAGCGGCCGTCGGGCGAGTAGAGCGGATCGCCGTCCCAAGCCTTGTTGCCGGCGGTGACGTCGGTCGCCGGCTGCGTCGCGCCGTCCGGGCCGGGGGCCACCGGCACGATCCAGATGTCGCTGTTCGTCGAGCGGGCCAGCGTGTCCTTCGGGTCGGGGTTCCGGGTGTAGGCCAGCTCCTTCCCGTCGGGGGAGAAGGCGTAGCCGCCGGCCGCCCCGCCGAGGGAAAAGACCGGGGCCTCGCGGTCGCCGGGGGTCAGGTCGCGGACCTTGCCGGTGGCGACTTCGACGAGGAGGACGTGGCTCACCTTGCCGTCGTACCACTGCGTCCAGTGGCGGTAGAGCAGCTCGTCGGCGACGTGCGCCTTGAGCGGCCCCTTGGCGCGCCACGTGTCGAGCTTCTTGTTGCAGGCGTCGTCGGCGCCGCACTCGGGGTGGATCTCGCTGGCGAAGGCGATGTACTTGCCGTCGGGGGACCAGACCGGGGCGTCGATTCCGGTGGAGAGCGCGACGATCTGACGAGCCTCGCCGCCGTCGGTCGGCAGCAGCCAGATCCCCTGGTTCTCGCCCCGCTTGGCGACGAAGGAGATCAGCTTGCCGTCGGGGGAGAAGGCGGGGGACGTCTCGCTCTGGTCGTCGGTGAAGGTCAGGCGGGTCGCCGGGCCGCCGGCCGCGGGGACGCGGTAGAGGTCGGACTGCGCCTTGCCGCGGCCGAGGTCCTTCGTCTGCAGCGAGTAGACGAGGGTCGCGCCGTCGGGCGACAGGACCGGCCCCGCGGGGCTCTTGACCTTGTAGAAATCCTCGATCGTGAAGGCGCGCTTCGCGTCGCCGGCGAAGGCCGGGAGGGCGAACAGCGCGATGGCCAGCGCGGCGACGACGCCGTTCGTCGCCTTGCGCCGGCCGCCCGTCGGGCGCTGCTGATCGTGCGGCATTAGGGCACTCCTCGTCGTTGGGGGAACTCGCACGATTACAGCACGGAGCGGGGCGCGCCGCGCGTCCCGCAACTTTTCGCGCCCCGAACCGTTTCTCCGGATGACGACGATGAACGACGACGCCTTCCGCAGCGCCGTGCTCGAGCACAAGGACCGGGTCTTCGGCTACGCCGCCCGGTTGCTCGGGGACCGCGAGGAGGCGAAGGACGTCGCGCAGGAGGCTCTGACGCGGATGTGGGAACGGCGCGAAGCGATCGAGGGCGGCGACGGGGCGCGGTTCTGGCTGCTGCGCGCGGCGCACAACCTCTGCGTGGACCGGCTGCGCCGGCGCGGCGCGCGGTTCGAGGTCGGGGACGGCGCGCTCGACGAAATCGAGGCCGGCGACTGCGCCCCCGACCGCGCCGCCTGCGGCCGCGAGACCGCGGCGGCGATCGAGCGCGCGCTGGCCGGGCTGCCGGCGCGCGACCGCGCGGCGCTGCTGCTGCGCGAGGCGCACGGCCTCTCCTACGACG carries:
- a CDS encoding S9 family peptidase, with the protein product MPHDQQRPTGGRRKATNGVVAALAIALFALPAFAGDAKRAFTIEDFYKVKSPAGPVLSPDGATLVYSLQTKDLGRGKAQSDLYRVPAAGGPATRLTFTDDQSETSPAFSPDGKLISFVAKRGENQGIWLLPTDGGEARQIVALSTGIDAPVWSPDGKYIAFASEIHPECGADDACNKKLDTWRAKGPLKAHVADELLYRHWTQWYDGKVSHVLLVEVATGKVRDLTPGDREAPVFSLGGAAGGYAFSPDGKELAYTRNPDPKDTLARSTNSDIWIVPVAPGPDGATQPATDVTAGNKAWDGDPLYSPDGRWIAYRRQLQPGYESDLFRLVLYDRAAKTSRVLTPNFDNWVDSAAWLADSTGLVFKAEEGGRSPLYRVLLAGGAPEKLATFATIDDFVLPKDGRAAFVLHRAIAEPPELWRLDLAGKAAPLRLTTHNKALEDEVDIRPAEEAFIAGAGGAKVHTFVVKPHNFDPNKKYPVILNIHGGPQSQWADSFRGDWQVYPGAGYVVVFPNPHGSTGFGQAYTASISGDWAGAPMEDVAKVTDWIEKQPWADKDRIGAMGWSWGGYAVNWLQGTTTRYKALASMMGVFDLPSKFGATEELWFPTWDLKGTPWTSDQYEKFNPSRNVKNFKTPELVITGELDYRIAYTQGLMAFTYLRSMNVPAKLVVFPNAGHWPNWYEMALYYTAHLEWFHQYLGGDPAPWSSDDFAANKVFDFETGQRRK
- the atpH gene encoding ATP synthase F1 subunit delta, which codes for MKNARLIAERYAQALAGAVPKAEDLSRARTDVAHLAEVVASSGELAGALASPVVSADAKRKVMLALAERLGAAREARALLAVLAPEHWKIFGLIADAVGRAADARAGVVEATVRTAAPLPADVRARLDEALARLVGAAVRTRTEIDPALLGGVVVEAAGRLYDGSLKARLAELRTRLAGGTAGAIAG
- a CDS encoding RNA polymerase sigma factor, with the protein product MTTMNDDAFRSAVLEHKDRVFGYAARLLGDREEAKDVAQEALTRMWERREAIEGGDGARFWLLRAAHNLCVDRLRRRGARFEVGDGALDEIEAGDCAPDRAACGRETAAAIERALAGLPARDRAALLLREAHGLSYDELAATLGVPLGTAKALLHRAREKAQRALLAAGVRP